A genomic region of Oryza glaberrima chromosome 1, OglaRS2, whole genome shotgun sequence contains the following coding sequences:
- the LOC127765289 gene encoding ABC transporter G family member 6-like: MARAVHDRLPFLATPPPAPVRGRNPPLAEMLRLVGAATVDSDAAAAAADEEANALSLPLPRGGVTPPPPGGRTIQFRLAFTSLTYSVRAARRARPGGGDGGGGFRLPLQNRCDRVTAAAPDAHSSRARVLLDGITGEAREGEILAVMGASGSGKSTLIDALANRISRDALKGSVTLNGEPLTGNVIKSISAYVMQDDLLFPMLTVAETLSFAAEFRLPRALPAAKKRTRVLELIEQLGLRAAADTIIGDEGHRGVSGGERRRVSIGTDIIHDPILLFLDEPTSGLDSTSAFMVVQVLRNIAESGSIVITSIHQPSQRILGLLDRLILLSGGRTVFSGPPSAIPAYFAEFGYPVPDDENRAEFALDLIREFESLPAGTGQLVSFNKTWQVMHAARHNPNDDPWAPTMSLKEAISASISRGKLVSGSDVAGEAASMHTYANPFWVEMKVLTKRSAINTRRMPELFLIRLGAVVITGAILATVFYKLDQSPKGAQERLGFFAFAMSTMFYTCADALPVFLHERYIFLRETAYGAYRRTSYVLSNAIVSFPPLVVLSLAFAFTTFFAVGLAGGVSGFAFYTLAILASFWAGSGFVTFLSGVIPHVMIGYTVVVAILAYFLLFSGFFINRDRIPDYWIWFHYLSLVKYPFEGVLQNEFGRGGECYVRGTQMFDNSPLAVLPDTVKTRVLASIGTALGVKIGPNTCVMTGHNVLREAAVTQLGKWECLLVTAAWGFFFRLLFYFSLVLGSKNKRR; this comes from the coding sequence ATGGCGCGCGCAGTGCACGACCGCCTCCCGTTCCTAGCCacgcccccgccggcgccggtgaggggCAGGAACCCGCCGCTCGCTGAGATGCTCCGCCTCGTCGGCGCTGCCACCGTcgactccgacgccgccgccgccgccgcggatgaGGAGGCCAACGCGCTGTCGTTGCCACTGCCGCGCGGTGGTGTTACTCCTCCTCCGCCTGGCGGGCGGACCATCCAGTTCAGGCTGGCGTTCACCAGCCTCACCTACAGCgtccgcgcggcgcggcgggcgaggcccggcggcggcgatggcggcggcgggtttcGCCTGCCTCTGCAGAACCGGTGCGACCGCgtcaccgcggcggcgcccgacgCGCACTCGTCCCGCGCGAGGGTGCTGCTGGACGGCATCACCGGGGAGGCGAGGGAGGGCGAGATCCTGGCGGTGATGGGGGCCAGTGGCTCCGGCAAGTCCACGCTCATCGACGCGCTCGCCAACCGCATCTCCCGCGACGCGCTCAAGGGCTCCGTCACGCTCAACGGCGAGCCGCTCACCGGCAACGTCATCAAGTCCATCTCCGCCTACGTCATGCAGGACGATCTGCTGTTCCCCATGCTCACCGTCGCCGAGAcgctctccttcgccgccgagTTCCGCCTCCCGCGCGCGCTGCCCGCCGCCAAGAAGCGCACGCGCGTGCTGGAGCTCATAGAACAGCTCGgcctccgcgcggcggcggacaccATCATCGGCGACGAGGGCCACCGTGGAGTCTCGGGAGGCGAGCGCCGGAGGGTCTCCATCGGCACCGACATCATCCATGACCCCATCCTCCTGTTCCTCGACGAGCCCACGTCGGGGCTCGACTCCACCTCGGCGTTCATGGTCGTGCAGGTGCTCCGCAACATCGCCGAGAGCGGCAGCATTGTCATCACTTCCATCCACCAGCCGAGCCAGCGCATCCTCGGCCTTCTTGAccgcctcatcctcctctccgGTGGACGCACCGTCTTCAGTGGACCTCCCTCCGCCATCCCGGCCTACTTCGCCGAGTTCGGGTACCCGGTGCCCGACGACGAGAACCGCGCCGAGTTCGCGCTCGACCTGATCCGCGAGTTCGAGTCGTTGCCGGCGGGAACCGGACAGCTCGTCAGCTTCAACAAGACGTGGCAGGTCATGCACGCAGCGAGGCACAACCCAAACGATGATCCGTGGGCGCCAACCATGTCGCTGAAGGAGGCCATCAGCGCGAGCATCTCGCGCGGGAAGCTGGTGTCCGGCTCGGAtgtggccggcgaggcggcgtcgATGCACACCTACGCGAACCCGTTCTGGGTGGAGATGAAGGTGCTGACGAAGCGGTCGGCGATCAACACGCGGCGCATGCCGGAGCTGTTCCTCATCAGGCTCGGCGCCGTGGTGATCACCGGCGCGATCCTCGCCACCGTGTTCTACAAGCTCGACCAGTCGCCCAAGGGCGCGCAGGAGCGGCTCGGCTTCTTCGCCTTCGCCATGTCCACCATGTTCTACACCTGCGCCGACGCGCTCCCGGTGTTCCTGCACGAGCGCTACATCTTCCTCCGGGAGACCGCCTACGGCGCGTACCGCCGCACCTCCTACGTGCTCTCCAACGCCATCGTCTCCTTCCCGCCGCTCGTCGTGCTctccctcgccttcgccttcaCCACATTcttcgccgtcggcctcgccggcggcgtgtcCGGGTTCGCCTTCTACACCCTCGCCATCCTCGCCTCCTTCTGGGCCGGCAGCGGGTTCGTCACGTTCCTCTCCGGCGTCATACCGCATGTCATGATCGGCtacaccgtcgtcgtcgccatcctcgcctaCTTCCTCCTCTTCAGCGGCTTCTTCATCAACCGGGACAGGATACCGGACTACTGGATATGGTTCCACTACCTCTCTCTCGTCAAGTACCCGTTCGAGGGCGTGCTCCAGAACGAgttcggccgcggcggcgagtgcTACGTCCGTGGCACGCAGATGTTCGACAACTCGCCGCTGGCCGTGCTGCCGGACACGGTGAAGACGAGGGTGCTGGCGTCCATCGGCACGGCGCTCGGCGTCAAGATCGGCCCCAACACCTGCGTGATGACCGGGCACAACGTGCtccgggaggcggcggtgacgcaGCTCGGCAAGTGGGAGTGCCTCCTCGTCACGGCGGCGTGGGGCTTCTTCTTCCGGCTGCTCTTCTACTTCAGCCTCGTGCTCGGCAGCAAGAACAAGAGGAGGTGA
- the LOC127757124 gene encoding protein CANDIDATE G-PROTEIN COUPLED RECEPTOR 7-like gives MATAAAAARALLLLIAVAGALLRPAAAEIKQESFKDDSRASILFEKFGFSRRGFVSIAITGARTSSKLAKAEPDQFGFFLLSDEALFEAIYEQPPPTDLNPNPEPNPGCVLSSPYVKPLFSFADLDGNGNYKKTFPVTQPDEYSLFFANCAPETAVTMEVRTDMYNTNLDGSKDYLSVGQAPVPAIYAFFTVCYLVFLAVWLYVTLYRNRLSAHRIHHLMSGLLAARMLYCISAAEDQHYIRIAGTPHGWDVMFYLFQLVKGVILFAVIALIGTGWSFLKPFLQDKEKKVLMVVIPLQVAANIAAAVVGETGPFLQGWVTWNQIFLFVDVACCCAVLFPVVWSMRSLRESSKTDGKAARTLAKLTLFRQFYVVVIGYLYFTRIIVYALKTITNYKYRWVSVAAEEVATVAFYLFMFYMFRPAERNQYFALDEDEEEAAELALREEEFEL, from the coding sequence atggccaccgccgcggccgccgcgcgcgccctcctcctcctcatcgccgtcgccggagcgcTCCTCcgtcccgcggcggcggagatcaaGCAGGAGTCCTTCAAGGACGACTCCCGCGCGTCCATCCTCTTCGAGAAGTTCGGGTTCTCCCGCCGTGGGTTCGTGTCCATCGCCATCACCGGCGCGAGGACCTCCTCGAAGCTCGCCAAGGCGGAGCCGGATCAGTTcgggttcttcctcctctccgacgAGGCGCTCTTCGAGGCCATCTACGAGCAGCCGCCGCCCACGGATCTGAACCCCAACCCCGAGCCCAACCCGGGATGCGTCCTCTCCAGCCCCTACGTCAAGCCGCTCTTCAGCTTCGCCGACCTCGACGGCAACGGCAACTACAAAAAGACCTTCCCGGTCACCCAACCCGACGAGTACAGCCTCTTCTTCGCCAACTGCGCGCCGGAGACGGCCGTCACCATGGAGGTCCGCACCGACATGTACAACACCAACCTGGATGGCTCCAAGGACTACCTCTCCGTCGGCCAGGCCCCCGTCCCGGCGATCTACGCCTTCTTCACGGTCTGCTACCTCGTGTTCTTGGCCGTCTGGCTCTACGTCACCCTCTACCGCAACCGCCTCTCGGCGCACCGCATCCACCACCTCATGTCCGGCCTGCTCGCGGCGCGCATGCTCTACTGTATCTCCGCGGCCGAGGACCAGCACTACATCCGCATCGCAGGGACACCACACGGGTGGGATGTGATGTTCTACCTGTTCCAGCTGGTGAAGGGTGTGATCTTGTTTGCTGTGATTGCTCTGATTGGGACCGGTTGGTCATTCCTGAAGCCCTTCCTTCAGGACAAGGAGAAGAAGGTCCTCATGGTTGTGATCCCATTGCAGGTTGCAGCTAACATTGCTGCAGCTGTGGTCGGTGAGACTGGTCCATTCTTGCAGGGATGGGTAACATGGAACCAGATCTTCTTGTTTGTTGATGTCGCCTGCTGCTGTGCTGTGCTCTTCCCGGTTGTGTGGTCGATGCGGTCGCTGCGGGAGTCATCCAAGACAGACGGCAAGGCGGCCCGAACCCTTGCCAAGCTCACCCTTTTCCGCCAGTTCTATGTTGTTGTGATTGGATACCTATACTTCACTAGGATCATTGTGTATGCTCTGAAGACAATCACCAACTACAAGTACAGATGGGTGAGTGTTGCCGCAGAGGAGGTGGCCACTGTGGCATTCTACCTGTTCATGTTCTACATGTTCAGGCCAGCAGAGAGGAACCAATATTTCGCTCttgatgaggatgaggaggaagctGCAGAGCTGGCACTCCGGGAGGAGGAGTTTGAGCTCTAG